A genomic segment from Spinacia oleracea cultivar Varoflay chromosome 3, BTI_SOV_V1, whole genome shotgun sequence encodes:
- the LOC110797562 gene encoding uncharacterized protein produces the protein MGSAFSLYSTFYVDWKMTVSVFQGKGKEKVGHPIPSHPTWVPPARGFMKLNTDGAWKGIDKAGGGGVLRKDSGEWFLGYSSKYNAKTPLAAELLALREGLAVAKAFDVDKIEVETDADSLIFMLDTSTVNPYPHHELVAVIEDVRNLLVGSWDLQMRHIPRHKNLVAHGLAACYGNGSWAQVSF, from the coding sequence ATGGGAAGTGCCTTCTCTCTTTACTCTACGTTTTATGTGGATTGGAAAATGACTGTGTCAGTTTTTCAGGGCAAGGGCAAAGAAAAGGTTGGTCATCCCATTCCTTCCCATCCAACTTGGGTTCCTCCAGCAAGAGGATTCATGAAGCTGAATACAGATGGTGCTTGGAAAGGAATTGATAAGGCTGGTGGTGGGGGTGTTTTACGAAAAGATTCAGGAGAGTGGTTCTTGGGCTACTCAAGCAAGTACAATGCCAAAACACCTTTAGCAGCTGAGCTCTTGGCTTTGAGGGAGGGACTTGCGGTAGCTAAAGCGTTTGATGTGGACAAGATTGAAGTGGAAACTGATGCTGATTCTTTGATCTTTATGCTGGATACCTCGACTGTCAACCCATATCCTCACCACGAGCTAGTAGCAGTTATTGAAGATGTTAGAAACCTGTTGGTTGGTTCCTGGGACCTTCAGATGAGGCATATTCCTCGCCACAAAAATTTGGTTGCTCATGGGCTTGCTGCCTGCTATGGAAATGGCAGTTGGGCACAAGTCTCATTTTGA
- the LOC110797567 gene encoding pentatricopeptide repeat-containing protein At1g71060, mitochondrial — protein sequence MAFSRILPRRLITFSKLISSSSSPQFPNFITPLKNPDFSAAIHLGIPKPELFYRSIHGSSMNTQVASKAKAKTEEENHSPELAHQISKDSEKICKMLLNLPKDSSIESTLESCGVEEITPMLALEVLKKLSNAGVLALGFFRWAEKQKGFKYTNEGYNALIDSLGKIRQFKMIWVLVDSMKNKGVLTKYTFNLIIRRYARAKKVDEAVAAFERMEQFGMTVDSSDFNQFLNTLCKSRQVNTAHQVFDKMKKTRFVPDKKSYTILLEGWGEQQNLLKLDEVYREMIEEGFEPDVVAYGIIMNAYCKARKVSEAVEKLREMEAKGIEPSQHIFCILINGLGSNKRLDEALKYFEMSKVGGAVSEAPTYNAVVGSYCWSLRFDDAFRMVDEMRRCGVGPNSRTYGIIIHHMIKAGKDKEAYSVFMRMNNDKDCDPTASTYEIVLRMFCNKGEVDKAMKVWKEMKAKGVLPGMHMFATMINSYRHAKKLEGACKFFEEMMDLGIRPPALVFDQLKQALLDEGKKDAALSLTQKLNAIRFTPIVG from the coding sequence ATGGCGTTCTCTCGCATTTTGCCTCGTCGATTAATCACATTCTCAAAGCTcatttcttcatcttcatcaccTCAATTCCCAAATTTCATCACTCCACTTAAAAACCCAGATTTTTCAGCTGCCATTCATCTAGGAATTCCGAAACCAGAATTGTTTTACAGGTCAATTCATGGGTCTTCTATGAATACCCAAGTTGCGTcgaaagcaaaagcgaaaacaGAGGAAGAAAACCATTCGCCAGAATTAGCTCATCAAATTAGCAAAGATTCTGAGAAAATCTGCAAAATGCTGTTAAATTTACCTAAAGATTCAAGCATTGAATCAACCCTAGAAAGTTGCGGAGTAGAAGAAATCACACCCATGTTAGCTTTAGAGGTTTTGAAGAAGCTAAGTAACGCAGGTGTTCTTGCTCTTGGTTTTTTCAGGTGGGCAGAAAAGCAAAAGGGGTTTAAATACACAAATGAGGGTTACAATGCGTTGATTGATTCTTTAGGTAAGATTAGACAGTTTAAGATGATTTGGGTGTTGGTCGATTCAATGAAAAATAAAGGGGTTTTGACAAAATACACATTTAATTTGATTATTAGGAGATATGCTAGGGCTAAGAAGGTTGACGAAGCAGTCGCCGCATTTGAGAGGATGGAACAGTTCGGAATGACGGTTGATTCCTCGGATTTTAATCAATTCCTTAATACGTTGTGCAAATCTCGACAAGTTAACACTGCACACCAGGTGTTTGATAAAATGAAAAAGACAAGGTTTGTGCCGGATAAGAAATCCTACACCATACTGTTGGAAGGATGGGGTGAACAGCAGAATTTACTGAAACTTGATGAAGTTTATAGGGAAATGATAGAGGAAGGGTTTGAGCCGGATGTTGTGGCGTATGGAATTATCATGAATGCATACTGTAAAGCAAGGAAAGTTAGTGAAGCAGTGGAGAAATTAAGGGAAATGGAAGCAAAGGGCATTGAGCCTAGTCAACATATCTTTTGTATTTTGATCAATGGTTTAGGATCGAATAAGAGACTCGATGAAGCTTTGAAGTATTTCGAGATGTCTAAGGTTGGTGGTGCTGTTAGTGAAGCACCCACTTATAACGCAGTGGTTGGTTCATATTGTTGGTCATTGAGGTTTGATGATGCATTCCGGATGGTTGATGAAATGAGGAGATGTGGGGTTGGTCCAAATTCAAGAACTTATGGCATAATTATTCATCATATGATAAAGGCTGGAAAAGACAAAGAAGCTTATTCAGTGTTTATGAGAATGAACAATGATAAAGATTGTGATCCTACAGCAAGCACATATGAAATTGTATTAAGAATGTTCTGCAACAAAGGTGAAGTAGATAAGGCAATGAAGGTTTGGAAAGAGATGAAGGCCAAGGGGGTTCTTCCGGGTATGCATATGTTTGCTACAATGATAAACAGTTACAGGCATGCTAAGAAATTGGAAGGCGCGTGCAAGTTTTTTGAAGAAATGATGGATCTTGGCATTAGGCCTCCTGCTTTGGTTTTCGACCAACTCAAACAGGCTTTACTTGACGAGGGTAAGAAAGATGCTGCTCTAAGTTTGACTCAGAAGCTTAATGCAATAAGGTTCACCCCAATTGTTGGCTGA